A genomic segment from Dendropsophus ebraccatus isolate aDenEbr1 chromosome 7, aDenEbr1.pat, whole genome shotgun sequence encodes:
- the LOC138797190 gene encoding uncharacterized protein: protein MRGDPPCMSEVKEEEAPGAAIPGNVSNISEENIVLLLNYKEAVGAEQHSSGETFLPLTVHPGRHTTDLSYNPPDHEEPSPDQSQSEEEECFVDSDSEETVASAEWDSSPDENVEFPRQSLAFTRHMRNPAFQQLLERLKSRISEENRLDPYCFQNDPQWGPNEMRPQPMEDPQGRLGSREWCLCARCRPMDTVEESVCCRELSRISRFTGTLGCVCKHPQFSRLVLDRDLLTHMSRMYPGITEKIMQKDLNRTLRWMAYCSFCAMVDGLLERGHKVPVPSCVVNKIRDTFPSKAGVYTGFQWFGAYAGRNFPTSLNF, encoded by the exons atgaggggcgatcccccgtgtatgagtgaggtgaaggaggaggaggcgccgggagctgctataccag gaaatgTCAGTAATATCTCTGAGGAGAACATCGTGTTACTGCTGAATTATAAAGAAGCTGTCGGTGCGGAGCAGCACTCCTCAGGAGAAACCttcctcccccttactgtacatccaggacgtcacactacagatctatcatataatcctcctgaccatgaggaaccttctcctgaccaGTCGCAG TCGGAAGAAGAAGAGTGTTTTGTGGACTCGGACAGCGAGGAGACGGTGGCGAGTGCGGAGTGGGACAGCAGTCCG gaTGAAAATGTTGAATTCCCCAGACAGAGTTTGGCCTTCACCCGACATATGCGGAACCCA GCTTTTCAACAACTGCTGGAAAGATTGAAGTCCCGGATCTCGGAAGAGAATCGCTTAGATCCGTACTGCTTCCAAAATGATCCACAGTGGGGTCCTAATGAAATGCGTCCGCAGCCCATGGAGGACCCCCAGGGCCGGCTAGGCAGCAGAGAATGGTGCTTGTGCGCTCGGTGCAGACCGATGGACACAGTGGAGGAAAGCGTCTGCTGCAGGGAGCTCTCCCGCATCTCCAGATTTACTGGCACTTTGGGCTGTGTCTGTAAACATCCTCAGTTTTCAAGATTAGTGTTAGATCGAGATTTACTGACACACATGAGCCGGATGTATCCGGGCATCACTGAGAAAATAATGCAGAAAGACTTAAACAG AACTTTGCGTTGGATGGCATATTGTTCATTCTGCGCCATGGTGGATGGACTACTGGAGAGGGGGCATAAGGTGCCTGTTCCATCCTGTGTGGTAAATAAAATCAGAGACACGTTTCCCAGTAAAGCCGGAGTCTACACTGGTTTCCAGTGGTTTGGGGCATATGCCGGCAGAAACTTTCCTACCTCACTCAATTTCTAA
- the LOC138797097 gene encoding zinc finger protein 41-like encodes MLSLIYKAEAVGAEQRSSGEAILPLTVHPGRHTTDLSYNPPDHEEPSPDCSHTATTGTGQEDETRFHCGECGKEFTRRSDLSKHMRIHTGEKPFLCSECGKCFLYKSDFVRHDRSHTGEKPFSCSECGKCFSTKGKLKDHQKIHSGNKPYSCSECGKCFIRRTQLVIHERSHTGEKPFSCSECGKCFISKSHLVIHERIHTGEKPYLCSECGKCFITKSDLITHVRIHTGEKPYPCSECGKFFIDKSQLAIHKRSHTGEKPYLCAECGKCFTSKSHLITHVRIHTGAKPYSCSECGKCFTEKSQLVIHERIHTGEKPYSCSECEKSFTSKQSLVKHMLIHTRGKPHPCSECGKCYRSLSTLALHEISHSGIKPYSCSECGKCFTNQSSLSRHEKIHSGKMQ; translated from the coding sequence ATGTTATCTCTGATTTATAAAGCAGAAGCTGTCGGTGCGGAGCAGCgctcctcaggagaagccatcctcccccttactgtacatccaggacgtcacactacagatctatcatataatcctcctgaccatgaggaaccttctcctgactGCTCACACACTGCGACCACAGGGACTGGGCAGGAAGATGAGACAAGGTTTCATTGTGGTGAATGTGGAAAAGAATTTACAAGAAGATCAGATCTTTCTAAACACATGAGAATtcatactggagagaagccatttttatgttcagaatgtggaaaatgctttttATATAAATCTGATTTTGTTAGACATGacagaagtcacacaggggagaagccgttttcatgttcagaatgtgggaagtgttttagtaCCAAAGGCAAACTCAAAGATCATCAGAAAATTCACTCAGGGAACAAGCCgtattcatgttctgaatgtggaaaatgttttatacgCAGGACACAGCTGGTTatacatgagagaagtcacacgggagagaaaccattttcatgctcagaatgcgGGAAATGCTTTATAAGTAAATCACATCTTGTAatacatgagagaattcacacaggagagaaaccatatttatgttcagaatgtggaaaatgttttataacAAAATCTGATCTTATTACACATGtgagaattcacacaggtgaaaaaccatatccatgctcagaatgtggtaaATTCTTTATAGATAAATCACAGCTTGCTATACATAagagaagccacacaggagagaaaccatatttgtgtgcagaatgtggaaaatgttttacaagcAAATCCCACCTTATTACACATgttagaattcacacaggagcaaAACCATATTCAtgctcagagtgtgggaaatgctttacagAAAAATCACAGCTTGTtatacatgagagaattcacactggagagaagccatactcatgttcagagtgtgagaaAAGTTTTACAAGTAAACAAAGTCTTGTTAAACACATGCTTATTCACACAAGAGGAAAACCACAtccatgttcagagtgtggaaaATGTTATAGAAGTCTGTCAACTCTTGCACTACATGAGATAAGTCACTCAGGGataaagccatattcatgttcagagtgtgggaaatgttttacaaatcaGTCATCTCTTAGTAGACATGAGAAAATTCACTCAGGGAAGATGCAATAG